ACGACAAATAAGTTCGGTGGGGAATAGATCAATGTCATTCGCGAACATTTGGggttcactttttttttatgtacacaGATATACTTAACGTTCACGTATTTACTTGAAaacttacaataattattttgtgaatatttgCGCTCTTCTCTGCAATTATGGCGACAAATAATCCTGGGATAACTTTTCAATTGTCTGATACAATTACAGGTAaaacaatacaataattttgatatattatttcatctcTGTATCTCTACATGTTTTaccatatttatattttattttactctttAGCATGGATGAAATTCTTAGAAGTGTACATTAATGCACCAGCAGTGAGCAAAAGTGTGCGACAGATACAGTACTTGGCTAGCACAATAACAAACGATAATAAGATAGCTTGGTTATTAAGAGCAATAACTTTCACGGATTTGACTACTTTGAGTGGTGATGATACTAGTGGTCATGTGGaaaatctatgtaaaaagGTATATTAAAATGGTGATATTATTTCCTAAGGTAattgtttgatatttaattacaggCTGCAAAACCCGTGAATCTGCCATTTGAATGGAGCTTACCACTTCACACAGCAGCAGTTTGCGTGTATCCATCCAAAGTGCAAAATGTAGTAAAGGCCTTAAAGAAActgaataaaacaaatgagATTAAAGTTGCTAGTGGTAGGAAAacagtttcttttttaatctgAAATGTAAATACAAGAGTATAGTCTTAATTAtacttcttttctttattagtGGCTGCTGGGTTTCCTTCTGGACAATATCCTTTAGAGTCTCGACTGAAAGAAGTGCAATGTGCTATAGAATATGGAGCACAGGAAATTGATATTGTGATTGATCGATCATTAGTCTTGGATCATGAATGGTTACAGTTatatgaagaaataaaagcaattcGTAACGTTTGTAATGCGACtgaaaaaagaatatgttTGAAAGTTATATTATCGACAGGAGAATTGtctaattataaagaaatatatcagACATCTATGGTAGCTATGTTTGCTGGTGCTGATTTCATCAAGACATCCACAGGAAAAGAGACTGTCAATGCTACTTTGAATGCAGGTATTGTCATGTGTAGAGCGATAAAGGAATATGAAAGGCTGACTTGTACAAAGGTGATGTAAATTGGTGATCCTCATTGTAATCAAGCTCTACTTAATGCAccttttgcaattttacacttttatttgTAGGTTGGTATTAAACCTGCGGGAGGCATTAAAACCGCGAGTGATGCTCTAGAATGGATGGTACTGGTCAAGGAAGAATTAGGAAATGAATGGTTGACGAAGGATTACTTTAGAATTGGTGCATCCAGTTTGCTTGACGATATTAAGAGGGAAATTGATGATTTATGTTTATCAGAGTGCTCAACTAGTCAAGAATGTCATAATTACGCTTTAGAaatcaaaaatgaaaaaccTGAAAAACCTGAAAAAACCAAAGGCAAATCcaaaaaagataaatctgATAGGAGGCTCGAGAAACCTACATCTTGAAAAGTTAAGTTGtaacagtaatttttatatagtttcaTAAAGATAAtcttatacataatttttataatttctaaaataatctttgtcttaataaaaataaagttaattcaatattaatcttaatctAATTGGTGTTAAAACTAGACACTTCCACAATTCATTTTCCAATTGATACTGTTGTAAACGTCCCTATCAAATAATacgagaatatttttagaaaattttccaCAGAAATAATTAGCATTTCTTTATGAACTGTAAGGTAAAATTGTAAGATAAACTGCaagtacatatataaatatagatgtaaatatacatatatatatatatatatatatatatatacttcaacatattttatattaatataactgagatattttttaatatttatgtataacgaatatatattatgtcttattattatcgaaaataagttaaattattattaaattgctgTTGCATTGAATTGCTAATTTAACACAACACACGCCTCATGATTTTTTTGCGActtaatcaattataaatttcttgtaCTGTTTCGTGAAAAACACGAGCCGTGCAGGATACGTCAGAGCAGTCGATATTACGACGCCCATGTGTCTAAATATATCGATCAGTAAATAGAGAGAGATCCTACATAATCGACATACTAAGCATACATACACATAGTGTTGTCGTggtacaaaaatacaaaaatctgCCTCGAGTGTCTTTTTTAAATcatcttaatttcaattatttcattacGTTTCAATAAACGTCGCAATAATTGACACTAGGTAACAACTGGTAAAAGTCGTTGGAAAGTGCTTACAATTTCTTTCTAGAGAACTTATAATTGTAGTGTAGTTGTAAACGATTTCCATAGCAagaatgcataaaataaagatcAGCGGAACCAACTTCAAAGCCTCAGCGGAACCAACTTTAAAGCCTCATTATAATGTTCTGTAATCATTGATGATCGctgaaaaattctaaattttgatataaatatataaatttaaattctataacAAAATTCTATGAATTTTATACCTCACactactatatttttattattttattagttatacTATACTTTTAGtccaaaatataatttattttcagtaaCAGTGTATTAAGTGCTTTCATAATCAATAAGATATTTCCAATTATGAAATGTAAACTTCTTTACcctttaaaaaaagcattattttGCTCAAGAATTAATGAGCTTGCAAATTCGTTACTGTCGAGCGGAGGCGGCCGTTCGCCACCGGAAATCGAGGCTCAAATCCAATATAGATCGATCAGTAAATAGACCTCGAGCCGGCACGAGAACCGCGTCACCGGCTGCTCGTGCTCTGTAGTATTTGCAGCTTGCAAGCTCGTTGCATCTCGCCTCCTGGCAAAGCTTATCGTGACACCGTTTCGGCCGCATTGCGCCGGGCAACGGCCGGGCTGGGCCCGTGCGTCCGTCCTTCCGTCATCAGCTTTATTTCGCTTTAGTCGTCGTCTCACCAATTCCAGCAGCCGTTCCGCGCGTTTCGGCCGCGAATTTGCAGCAGCGAACGCAGTGAGCCCCGCACCACGTGCAACCCTCTCCACGCCACGCGCTGCAGCTAATCAACCACCCACCCGACTCGCTTGGGAACTTATACTCTCGCTAAAGCTCGGCCCGCCGCTCGGCAAGTAATACACGATACTACCCAGACAAGACCCACCGGCCACCTCGTCACTATATATTCGGTTACCGCCACTTCCGGGTACATAGCGCGGATACGTAAGCCGACGAGACGCGGTTGAGAGCAAAGCGGAAGGAAGAGATCGCTGTATCGGAAATCATGTATGCGCAAATCTTTACTTATAAACTTGCGAAGAAGATTCGTCCAATGATTCATACTTATAAAAATCGAATTGTTACATGTATAAATTGAATCTTTTTTGTAAGACATATACATATTCAAGCAGTTGCGATTT
This DNA window, taken from Linepithema humile isolate Giens D197 chromosome 7, Lhum_UNIL_v1.0, whole genome shotgun sequence, encodes the following:
- the Dera gene encoding deoxyribose-phosphate aldolase → MATNNPGITFQLSDTITAWMKFLEVYINAPAVSKSVRQIQYLASTITNDNKIAWLLRAITFTDLTTLSGDDTSGHVENLCKKAAKPVNLPFEWSLPLHTAAVCVYPSKVQNVVKALKKLNKTNEIKVASVAAGFPSGQYPLESRLKEVQCAIEYGAQEIDIVIDRSLVLDHEWLQLYEEIKAIRNVCNATEKRICLKVILSTGELSNYKEIYQTSMVAMFAGADFIKTSTGKETVNATLNAGIVMCRAIKEYERLTCTKVGIKPAGGIKTASDALEWMVLVKEELGNEWLTKDYFRIGASSLLDDIKREIDDLCLSECSTSQECHNYALEIKNEKPEKPEKTKGKSKKDKSDRRLEKPTS